The Blastopirellula sediminis sequence CTCAAGTTCGGCTCCATCACGGAGATCGTCGCCGGCGTACCGGAACAAGAGAAACCGCCGCTGGCGTGGTACATCGGTTTTTGCGTCTCGGTAGCCGCACTCGGCATGCTGTTCGCGCTGATCGGTTACCTGGTGATGACCGGCGTCGGGGTCTGGGGCAATAACGTCCCGGTCTACTGGGGCTGGCCGATCGTGAACTTCGTGTTCTGGGTCGGTATTGGTCACGCCGGTACGCTCATTTCGGCCATTCTCTGCATCTTCCGTCAGAACTGGCGTACGAGCATCAACCGCTTCGCCGAAGCGATGACGATCTTCGCGGTCGCTTGTGCCGGTATCTTCCCGGCGATCCACATCGGTCGCGTCTGGGTCTTCTATTGGCTGTTCCCGTATCCAAGCTTGTATCTCAACATGTGGCCAAACTTCCGCAGCCCGCTGCTGTGGGACGTGTTCGCCGTGTCGACCTACGCGACCGTGTCGATTTTGTTCTGGTACATGGGGATGATTCCGGATCTCGCGACCCTTCGCGACCGCACCAAGTCGCGCGTTCACCAGATCGGTTACGGCATCGCTTCGCTCGGCTGGACCGGGTCGGCTCGCCAATGGCATCGGTACGAAAAAGCGTACATCCTGCTGGCCGCGCTCGCCGCTCCGCTGGTTCTCTCCGTCCATACGATCGTTAGCTTCGACTTCGCCGTTTCGCAGTTGCCGGGTTGGCATACCACGATCTTCCCGCCGTACTTCGTCGCGGGCGCCGTGTTTAGCGGTTTCGGGATGGTGCTGACCTTGATCGTGCCGGCACGCCAGTGGTTTGGGTTGAAGGAGCTGGTCACCACGCGTCACTTGGAAAACATCTGCAAGATTCTGCTCGCGACCGGTTCGATGGTCGGTTACGCCTACGCGATGGAATTCTTCATGGCGTGGTACAGCGGCGTGGCGGCTGAGCAGTTCACCTTCCAGAATCGCGCCTTCGGGCCTTACTACTGGGCCTACTGGACGATGATCACCTGCAACGTGGTCGTTCCCCAGATCTTCTGGTTCAAGAAGTGCCGCACCACTCCTTGGATCATGTTTGTCGCCAGCATTTTTGTGAACATCGGCATGTGGTTCGAGCGGTTCGTGATTACGGTCACGTCGCTGTCTCGCGACTTCCTGCCGTCGAGCTGGGGTTACTTCACCCCGACTTGGGTCGACATCGGCATGTTCATCGGCAGCTTCGGTTTGTTTTTCACGCTGTTCCTCTTGTTCCTGCGGTTCCTGCCGATGGTAGCCATGGCGGAAGTCAAGAGCGTTATGCCGCACGGCGAACATGATCCCATTGCACAGGCCGACCATGTCTAAGAGCACGGAAAAGACGAGTCCTAAATCGCTCGGCCTTTTGGTCGAGTTTGAAGATCAGCACCAACTGCTGAAGGCATGCGAAGCGGTGCGTGACGCAGGGCTGACCAAGACCGACGCGCACGTTCCGTTCCCGGTGCACGGCATCGACGAAGCGCTCGGCATTCGCAAGACCATGCTGCCGTGGTTGGTGCTGGCGATGGGGCTGACCGGCGGTATCTCCGGCCTGGCGATGCAGTACTACATGAACGCGACCGAACAGCCGGGGATGCTGCTCTCGGGTTACCCGTACATGATCTCGGGCAAGCCGACCTTCAGCTTGCCGGCCAACATTCCGGTCACGTTCGAGCTCACGATTCTGCTGTCGGCGTTTGGCGCCTTCTTCGGCATGATCGCTTTGAACAAGTTGCCGGTATTCTCGAATCCGCTCTTCCGCCACAAGAACTTCGCCCGTGCGACGAATGATCGCTTCTTCCTGACGGTCGACGCGACCGACCCGAAGTACAAGGGGCAGAAGCATCGGGAAATGCTCGAGAAATTCTCGCCGGTTGCGATCGATGAGATCGAAGCCGATCCGAGCTGCGACCAGATTCCGAAGTTCATGAAATACGTCGTGATCGTCCTGCTGGCCGCGCTGACCGTGCCGCCGATGATGGTTTGGAACGCACGTAACACGACTTCGCCGCACCCCCGTATCCATCCGATTCAGGACATGGATAACCAACTGAAGAAGAAGACGCAGACCACTTCGCCGATCTTCGCTGACGGCCGTGCGATGCGTCCCCGCGTGCCGGGCTCGGTTGCTCGCGGAGAATGGCAGCCGCTCGAATTCTTGACCGGCGTCGTCCCCGGCGGTGAAGCGACCTCGAACGTCGCGCTGCTGCAAGACGAAGAGAAGCCAGCCGAAGACAAGCCCGCCGCCGAAGATAAACCGGCGGAAGAAAAGCCTGCCGATGAAGCCAAGCCGGCGGAAGAGAAACCGGCCGACGAAAAGCCCGCCGGCGACAAGCCTGCCGCTGCGGACGCCGCCGCCGAAGAGAAGCCGCCGGAACCCGATTGGGTGACGACCTTCCCGGAAACGCTCGAGATCAACGCGAAGTTGATGGAACGCGGGCAGCAGCGCTACAACATTTACTGCGCCGTCTGTCACGGCGTGTCCGGCGAGGGGAACGGACTCGTTTCGCTCCGCGCCTTTGAGTTGCAGCAGCCGACCTGGGTTCAGCCGACCAACCTGCATGACCCCAACGTTACGAAGCAGCCGGTTGGCCGAGTCTTCAACACGATCACCAACGGTATTCGCAAGATGCCGAGCTATGAAGCTCAGATCACGCCGGAAGATCGCTGGGCGATCGTCCTCTACCTGAAAGCGCTGCAGAAATCGCGTGACGCGACGATTCAGGATGTTCCGCAAATCGAAGCCGACGCGCTGAAGGGTCAAGGAAACTAACCATGGGCCATCATCAAAAACAGATCAAAGTTTCCAACGACGAAACGATTCGCCTGGGCGATATTCGCTCCGTCCTGATGGTCGGCGGATATGGCGCGGGTTTGGCCGGGATGCTGGTCGCGCTGGTGATGGGGATTATGGCTGGAGATCGCCTCCGCCATTTCTTCTTCGCCTATCTGACCAACTATCTGTTCTTCCTGAGCATCGCTCTCGGAGCGCTCGGCTTCATCGCCTTGCAACACCTCACGCGAGCCGGCTGGAGCGCCTCGGTCCGCCGCATCACGGAAATCATTGCAATGACTTTGGCGCCGATGGCGCTGTTGTTCCTGCCGATTTTGTTCTCGGTTCTGTCGGGCAGTCACTCGCTGTACGAATGGAATAACTCCGAACTGGTTGCGACCAACCATGTGTTGGCCGGGAAGGCCCCGTACCTGAATTCGACCTTCTTCGCGATCCGCGCGGTCCTGTACTTCGCCGTTTGGATTGCCGCGGCCCGCTTCTTCTTTGCGAAGTCGACGGCCCAGGACGAATCGGGGGATCCGAGCCTGACTCTGCGGATGGAGAGCAAGAGCCCGCTGGTCGTCGCCGCGTTCGCTTTGACGGTCACGTTCGCTTCGATCGACTGGGCGATGTCGCTCGACCCGATGTGGTTCAGCACCATGTACGGCGTCTACTTCTTCGCCGGGGCGATGGTGGCGTTCTTCTCGTTCACGCTGATCTGCTGCTCCGTTCTGCAATCGTGGGGCAAGCTGACCGAAGTGATCACGGTCGAACGTTATCACGACTTGAGCAAGTTTATCTGGGGCTTCACCCTCTTCTGGGGTTACATCGCCTTCAGCCAATACCTGCTCTATTGGTACGGCAACATTCCGGAAGAAACCGGTTGGTATTTAGTGCGACAAAATGACGCATGGCGGAACGTTTCGCTACTGTTACTATTTGGGATGTTCATTATCCCGTTCCTGGGAACGATGGGCCGTGCAGTGCGCCGCAATCGCGCGTTAATGGTCGCCTGGGCGATCTTCCTGCTGGTGATGCACTGGGTCGACATTTTCTGGCTCGTCATGCCGCAATACTCGCCGGATAAACTCCCCTTTGGGCCGATGGAAATCGCCTGCCTGATTGGTCTCGGCGGCTTCTTCATCGGGAACTTGGCTTGGATCGCTGCCGAACGTCCGTTGTTGGCCTTCCGTGATCCGCGTCTCACGGAATCGCTTACGCTGGAAAACATGTAATAAGCTAGGGGTTTTGCGTAATGTCGGAAACTGAACACGTCGAAACGCAAGTCGCGCCGGAAGTCCATGTGACCCACCAGGCCCCGCTGCCGGCTCAGGCCGACGACTTGAACACTCCGGTCATCGCGGTGGTTGGTTTCGTCAGCGCTATTTTGACGTTCGCCATCGTGATGGGGCTGCAAGCCGGTTATCATCAATTTGCGAACGCTTTGCGTACGGAAAAAGTGATCACCACGCAGACCGATCAGTCGGCTGCCGTCATTGCCGCTCAAAAGGCGACGATGAACAGCTACGGTTGGGTCGACAAGCAAGCGGGCAAGGTGAGCCTGCCGATCGACCGCGCGATGCAGTTGGTCGTGAACGAATACTCGACGAAAGCGAAATAGGATCCCATGTCGCCGGTCGCCAAGTTCGCCAACGCCGCCCTTCTGCTGCTCGCCCTTACGGCGACATCGCAGCAGTTGCGCGCCGCTGTGCCTGGGACCGACCCACCCGAAATTCGCGACCTCGAAATTGTTGAGCATCCGAACGAAAAGCTGCCGCTGGATCTCACCTTTCAAGATGATCGCGGCGAGACGGTTCGCTTGGGAGATCTCTTCCGGGGGACGAAGCCGGTCATTCTTTCGATGAACTACTCCAGCTGCCCGATGCTTTGCCGCGTGCAGTTGAACGCCTTGGTGGTTGGCCTCGATCAGGTGCTTTGGACCGCCGGGGAAGAGTACGAAGTGATCTCGGTCAGCATCGATCCGACGGAAACGTCGGAGAAGGCGCACGCGACCAAGGAAAAATATCTCGAACTCTACGGTCGGCCCGAGAGCGCCGACGGTTGGCACTTTCTGGTCGGCGACGAGAAGAGCATCAAGACGCTGGCCGATTCGATCGGCTTTCCGTTTCGATATTTGCCGGACGAAAAGCAATACGCTCACCCGGCGCTACTGACCTTGTGCACTCCCGACGGGCGAATCTCCCGTTACATGTATGGTGTAGAATTCCCGCCGCAAACGTTGCGGTTGTCGTTGGTGGAAGCGAGCGAAGGAAAGATCGGAACGACCACGGATCGGTTCTTGCTGTTCTGCTTTCATTACGACGCCACCAAAGGCGCTTACGGCCCAACGGCTGCGAATATTATGAAACTCGGCGGAGCGGCCATGTTGGTCGCATTGCTGGCATACCTCGTTCCGTATTGGGCGGCTTCTCATTTCCGTAAGCGAAAGCGAGCGGAAGAAGCGTCCGCGGCGAACTGGCCTGTCGAAGAGAACGTCTCTGTCACCACGCGCTAAAGCACGATGAACTTGCTCAGCAATTTACCTTTGTTGGCGGACGCCGGCAGTATGTTTTTCACTCCGTCGAACTCGACGTTCGCAGGAGAAGTCGATGGCCTGTTCGATTTTATCTACTGGCTCTCGGTCTTCTTCTTCGTCCTGATCATCGGCGTGATGGTTTACTTCGTCCTGGCGTACTATCGCCGTCCGGGGCATGAGCCGCAGCATTCGTCGTCGCACAACAACTTGTTGGAAATCACCTGGTCGGTGATTCCGTCGTTTCTGGTGGTCGTCATCTTCGTGATGGGCTTCACCAGCTACATGAACATCCGCACTCCTCCGGATGACGCCTACGAGATCAACGTCGTGGCGCGGAAATGGGCTTGGTTGTTCAAGTATCCGAACGGCGCCGAATCGGAAAACTTGCATATTCCGGTGGGCCGTCCGGTCCGGTTCATCCTGCAATCGGAAGACGTGATTCACAACATGTTCGTCCCGGCGTTCCGCACCAAGATGGAC is a genomic window containing:
- the nrfD gene encoding NrfD/PsrC family molybdoenzyme membrane anchor subunit, yielding MATVEEVADITLETPGKRAPLVTGGLKFGSITEIVAGVPEQEKPPLAWYIGFCVSVAALGMLFALIGYLVMTGVGVWGNNVPVYWGWPIVNFVFWVGIGHAGTLISAILCIFRQNWRTSINRFAEAMTIFAVACAGIFPAIHIGRVWVFYWLFPYPSLYLNMWPNFRSPLLWDVFAVSTYATVSILFWYMGMIPDLATLRDRTKSRVHQIGYGIASLGWTGSARQWHRYEKAYILLAALAAPLVLSVHTIVSFDFAVSQLPGWHTTIFPPYFVAGAVFSGFGMVLTLIVPARQWFGLKELVTTRHLENICKILLATGSMVGYAYAMEFFMAWYSGVAAEQFTFQNRAFGPYYWAYWTMITCNVVVPQIFWFKKCRTTPWIMFVASIFVNIGMWFERFVITVTSLSRDFLPSSWGYFTPTWVDIGMFIGSFGLFFTLFLLFLRFLPMVAMAEVKSVMPHGEHDPIAQADHV
- a CDS encoding quinol:electron acceptor oxidoreductase subunit ActD, coding for MSKSTEKTSPKSLGLLVEFEDQHQLLKACEAVRDAGLTKTDAHVPFPVHGIDEALGIRKTMLPWLVLAMGLTGGISGLAMQYYMNATEQPGMLLSGYPYMISGKPTFSLPANIPVTFELTILLSAFGAFFGMIALNKLPVFSNPLFRHKNFARATNDRFFLTVDATDPKYKGQKHREMLEKFSPVAIDEIEADPSCDQIPKFMKYVVIVLLAALTVPPMMVWNARNTTSPHPRIHPIQDMDNQLKKKTQTTSPIFADGRAMRPRVPGSVARGEWQPLEFLTGVVPGGEATSNVALLQDEEKPAEDKPAAEDKPAEEKPADEAKPAEEKPADEKPAGDKPAAADAAAEEKPPEPDWVTTFPETLEINAKLMERGQQRYNIYCAVCHGVSGEGNGLVSLRAFELQQPTWVQPTNLHDPNVTKQPVGRVFNTITNGIRKMPSYEAQITPEDRWAIVLYLKALQKSRDATIQDVPQIEADALKGQGN
- a CDS encoding quinol:cytochrome C oxidoreductase, with the translated sequence MGHHQKQIKVSNDETIRLGDIRSVLMVGGYGAGLAGMLVALVMGIMAGDRLRHFFFAYLTNYLFFLSIALGALGFIALQHLTRAGWSASVRRITEIIAMTLAPMALLFLPILFSVLSGSHSLYEWNNSELVATNHVLAGKAPYLNSTFFAIRAVLYFAVWIAAARFFFAKSTAQDESGDPSLTLRMESKSPLVVAAFALTVTFASIDWAMSLDPMWFSTMYGVYFFAGAMVAFFSFTLICCSVLQSWGKLTEVITVERYHDLSKFIWGFTLFWGYIAFSQYLLYWYGNIPEETGWYLVRQNDAWRNVSLLLLFGMFIIPFLGTMGRAVRRNRALMVAWAIFLLVMHWVDIFWLVMPQYSPDKLPFGPMEIACLIGLGGFFIGNLAWIAAERPLLAFRDPRLTESLTLENM
- a CDS encoding SCO family protein, which encodes MSPVAKFANAALLLLALTATSQQLRAAVPGTDPPEIRDLEIVEHPNEKLPLDLTFQDDRGETVRLGDLFRGTKPVILSMNYSSCPMLCRVQLNALVVGLDQVLWTAGEEYEVISVSIDPTETSEKAHATKEKYLELYGRPESADGWHFLVGDEKSIKTLADSIGFPFRYLPDEKQYAHPALLTLCTPDGRISRYMYGVEFPPQTLRLSLVEASEGKIGTTTDRFLLFCFHYDATKGAYGPTAANIMKLGGAAMLVALLAYLVPYWAASHFRKRKRAEEASAANWPVEENVSVTTR